In a single window of the Rhinoraja longicauda isolate Sanriku21f chromosome 10, sRhiLon1.1, whole genome shotgun sequence genome:
- the LOC144597572 gene encoding cysteine-rich protein 1-like, which translates to MPKCPRCSKEVYFAEKTTALGKDWHRPCLKCEKCSKTLTCGAISEHNGLPYCTRPCHQALFGPTGFGHGGTESHAYK; encoded by the exons ATGCCCAAGTGCCCTAGGTGCTCCAAAGAGGTGTACTTTG CCGAGAAGACGACCGCCCTGGGCAAGGATTGGCATCGGCCCTGCTTGAAGTGTGAAAAATGCAGCAAAACCTTGACTTGTGGCGCCATCTCGGAG CATAACGGATTGCCGTACTGTACCAGACCCTGCCACCAGGCCCTCTTTGGACCCACAG ggTTTGGACATGGAGGAACGGAGAGCCATGCCTACAAATGA